From the genome of Ziziphus jujuba cultivar Dongzao chromosome 4, ASM3175591v1:
ttttttttaatatataaataattatagtcatttataatgacaaaaaaaaaatgtttatcaaaataaaaatctcatttataaatattttgaaattgtttttaaattaggtgtttttttccccccttaatCATGTACTGGTATTTAAGTTATAAGTCTCAACTAATTTTCAAACCACTCAATTATATACATCTAAagtaaaatctttaaaaatatatctataaaaaggaggaagaaaaccaaaaaccatTAATATAAAAGTTACCAAATGAGAGGCTAACGATCTAGCTGTTGCAGACACTGATTGTTCTACCACATCATCAGATGTCCAAGATAGATAAGAAGATTTGGTGCCTCTAATATTGTTGTTATAGTATACGACATATAGAAGTCTTCGTACaatgtaaatatatttcaaGTTTTAATATGATGTAATTATAAATACTTAAAACAACCAAGTTTAGTAATATGAGAGTAAGCCAGCCCAATTCACTTGCTATCGAGGATTCAAAAGAGCATAGGAAGTTAATTCAAACCTGATGCATGTTACAACATTGATATGAAGAACAACAATTTCATTATAAAAAGTTCTGTAAAAACATCAACACATTCAAAAATGCTAATACCAAAAACCATGGTGATGCCAAATAGCAAGGCCAAGGAATTCAGtaataaatattacattttcACACTAACCAATAATGTCTATTTTCTCACTCTTACAAGTAGGATTTTCAAATAGAATGTTGAGAAATGAGAAGAGCAGGTGTTCTTGCAAAACTTGACTGCTTTTAAAAGGCTAGATAATGATAACAAGGGTTTCTATACCTATAACTATTGATGATAACAAATAACTCTAAGTGGGCGAAGAGGGAAATCATATTCATGATATAGTGACATCGCTAAGATCGACGGCAATGACCATGATTCAGAACAATAGCCTTCGGCTGTTCTGTAAACGTAATGATGCATCCTTTTAAACTGTCTGGAGATTCCCTTGCGTCTGAACATGAGACTTGGCAACTCCTTCTTTCCATCCTTTCTGACGAGCCCTGGATTCCCACAGTGCTGTTAGTCTCTTTTGTGCAGCTAATGCTGTTTCGGATTTCTCCCTTGCTTCTTCGCATGTTTCCATCCCTGAATTGCACTTATCTGCTTCCTTTAGGTACTGGGATGTGACTTTCTTAGCCTCTAGCAGAGCCATGTCTGCACGTCTCTGATTCTCCAAAGCTTCAGCTTCCCGTATCTTCAGTTCCTCTGCCAATAACTCTGCAAAGTTCTTCTCAGTGTCTTCACTCACTTCTGGGTCATGCTTTGCACAATCTGCATGCGATGGAAAATGCAAAAATTAGAAGAAACTACCCAATCTGAAACACTCAATATAATAGTCAAAATACAGATCCACCTCCCATAATAATCAAGCCAACCAGGTTTTGTGATTTCCCTGGTAATTTCACAACCACATACAAATGTATGTTATACAAGCAAAATGAGAATAAGTACATACTTAAATGGATAAGGATATCCCGGCTTGAGATATGTATCTTAAAGACATTATTTAAGGCAAAATTTAATTGCAaatctgttaaaatattttacatggTAAAATAAGCAACCCCTTGCATAAGCAACTTGTTAAATTGATATCCGGGCTTGAGATATGTGTCTCAAACACATTAGCATAACCTTTTCAGGCAAATTTTTATTAAGACTGTGttagaatattttaaatggtaAAATAAGCAACTTCCAATATCCCTCTCCACCTCTTCCCCAATCCATAACCACTAAATTAACTGCTACATACAGGGAAGTGGGATAGAGGCTAGAAAAATTCCGAATCATATTCATATTCATGGTACTTATTACTAATCAGTAAGTAGCTCAATCCACACCTAACTATAAACTTTTGTGGAAACTGATGAAGGGGGAGGGTGGGAGGTTAGGCTCAGTTAACAAGTGGAAAAAGTTACAACCTGAGGTAGTATTACAATATAAACTCAAAACCACGTATGATCTTTTACAAAACAGGGAGATTATAAACGATCATATTCATGCATGTGAGATGGACCAAATTTAGGCAAATATTCAAAGTAAATGACATCAAATCTACATCAACATATACAGGCAAATTACGATAAAGAAACTAACCTGCAAATGAGGTGTTGCTCAATCCTGCAGACAGAACAAGAGAAGTACACATTTCAGCATTATGCCAACCAAAAATTGGATCCAGAATACTTAAAACATATCAGTCAGCTAACCAGGTAATAAGAAGCCATGCAAACAGCAAAACCACATTGCAAGTTGCGATATTATAGTGGACATCTAAATTGAGACTTCATTCTCAAAATCTAGATCCTAAGCATTTGGAAATTTAGGATTGGTTTTCTCAAGTTAAAACCAAATTGGATTAAAGTCTGTGCTACACGCTTCAGTTTCAATCCTTGAGGcataaagcaaaacaaaaccCAGAAGGGAATAGACCCAGTACTCGAATTGATGCATCAGACTCTAATCTCAACTGGGTAAGCCCTGACCCCACCTAAAATTGATCGATTTCATGATTAACTCAGTAATCATGACAGCAAAGAAATAAACACCCACCAGCGGGATCAAGATCTAAGCCAAATCAGAGTTCGAATACAAGCCAAAAATTTACTCCAAGAATGGTAAAATTCCAAACTAGGACTGAATCCAAGGAAAGTGGTAATAGATCCAATCCGATCtggtaataaaaagaaaaaaatctaaaaaaaaaaaataacaaaaaaagttaaaaagaaaaagaagaaagtaacGGATCATGGGTTTTGAACGAAAAGGGTATACATAATTACCAAGCGGGATAGAGAGGATAGGCTGAGAAGAGCAATCGCAGACGCAAGAAgggcaagaagaagaagagcggCTAACGGCGGCCAAGCCTTCCATGAAATGCCAGTAAAGGGGAGGACCCAGAATGTAGCCAGCTATGCACATGGCGATAACTGCCAAGCCAGCCTTCAAAACTGCGGGACGACATAAACCCACCGAGGTATGGGTCATCGCCATGTCCACCGCCTTCGTATGTATGTATCTCTCTGAGAGCTTATGGAATCGGCGTTGTGAAAAGTTTTACGGTTTATGTGGGTCAAGACTGGTAGAGAGAAAGTGGAGAATTTAGGGGGAGTGAGGTGAGAGAGCTTGTTTTGTTTGGTGTGATAATTTTTAATGGGAATGGGAAGCAGAATGGAATCTGCGAAAACGAGTGGGAAATTGGGTGTTCCTCCACTGCACCACCCagactcttctttttttttttatttgacaaattatttttcctttccctgTTAAACGGTTTTTGCTTTTCACAGCAATTGTttacactaataataataataaactcttccatttatttatttttttttttggccaaaaaaaaaaaaaaactattctatttgttttacaattttttatgccTCTACATAAgtaatttttcgtttttttttttttccttttgcatgaaattttaaatttcttttgtcTTACATTGTATTTTGAAATAAGAAACTTGAAGTGGAATCATTATAAGAGGATGACTGACTTTTTACCATCTAaaaggacttttttttttttaaagtaatttttgtTTGAAGTTACTTTATAACTAAATATAAGATCAACTAATTCTAAGTacatatataagataaaaagtataaaataaaataaaaaagttatcagATAATTCTAGCACAATAACATAAGATttcacaaaagaagaaaaaaaaaagaaaaagaaaaaaaaaggactgtAATGGCAAAGCTGCTGTTTTCAAGTATGAATCTCCAGTTATTCAAAAAACTATGGATCTCGAATGAGCTCTTcctttatcaatattattattagtattattataattattaatggcAACTTACTTTCcttcaatttttacttttctattaaatatttggttttgtaattaaaaatggTTATATAGGTTCCAAAAAGATAAGTTAGGTGGGTTTTAACACCgtatattcttttattaattaatttttaaattataattaaaattaaaaaataatcaaatatagatttggtggtatattaaaatattatttaaaaaaaataatttttttgaaatttaataattaataaatataattttaattttttaattttttatataatttaaaagtgaataaaaatcttttgatagtaattttaatttaaaatcttaatttgaatatgataatatatatatatatatatagttatgttATAAAGAGGAAACTTATCTACTTCGCTACATGAGCAACCAATCATAAAGATTTTATTATCTTTCATGTAATTTAAGTATTAATCAAGTATATACACCAAAAATTTATGAGTATACactataatttatgaaaattatatgaaataaaaaagaaaaaaagtttactaTTTAAAGCTCGTACTATAGAGTAGGGGTAGACAAATACCAAATTAGACCAACCAAATCAAcatatttgatttggtttggattggttttaatttattaattggtttggttcggttaaatatataaaaaaatcgaAACGGTTGGTTCGGATTACggattgaataaaattttatccaatCCAACCCGCACCAAACCAGTAAtcaattaaactaatattttattttacttttatatataaatatagtatataattataaaataaaactattattttatttactgtGAGAATATGATTGAGGAGTATGGAAgaagactttttaaaataattttcacttttatggattgttaatttattttgaaatttaagatttcaaatatgagttgtattctatttaataattaataatggttttaaatttgttatagaatttatttattggtgTATGATGTATTTGTAAGATTAGGTTATAGTTGTAGATTTATATTGTAGTTGTATgattttatgttgtattatttaacTTGTATTGCAGTCATATGGTTTTATGTCGTATTGTAgttaatagttagtttatttggtatttttgctaGGTGAATGtatgttaaaaatttttaatttagataatagcttgaaaaatatacttaattcaaaatataatgcatgaatatgattgaagattgataaataaaaatgtcgaaaaaaactttatacaagTTTGAGCCCAATGTATACAATTTCTATAtcaaaatagcataaataaaaaattttggccGAGGCCTAATATCAGGCTCAAACCGTTAACCCAATCCAAATCGACTAATGACCATcggtttggttcggttttgggTTGAACGTACTGGTCGGTTCTGTTCGGTTTCCTACCTAACCCAAACCAAGTtggtcggttcggtttaaaaATGCCCataaaaccgaaccaacccgcattgatgaggacatgaccaggagCATCCTAAGATGGAGTCCAAAgtcacttcaaatctctatgaGACCAATAACCAGGGTACGAGCAaaaaggtttaaagaagcactaaatggctTAATCCATgaggtgttcacatcccaaggaagcaagtttattactgaagatgaaccaaaattgatccatatgattggaacggtgAATGCCAACATGAAAAAGTGCCTaacgcatggaatccaacaatatg
Proteins encoded in this window:
- the LOC107417096 gene encoding uncharacterized protein LOC107417096; the protein is MAMTHTSVGLCRPAVLKAGLAVIAMCIAGYILGPPLYWHFMEGLAAVSRSSSSCPSCVCDCSSQPILSIPLGLSNTSFADCAKHDPEVSEDTEKNFAELLAEELKIREAEALENQRRADMALLEAKKVTSQYLKEADKCNSGMETCEEAREKSETALAAQKRLTALWESRARQKGWKEGVAKSHVQTQGNLQTV